In Alphaproteobacteria bacterium, one genomic interval encodes:
- a CDS encoding IS630 family transposase: RVFNSYDDIVDHCCDAWNKLIDQPWKIMSIGHRQWAHRS, encoded by the coding sequence CGCGTCTTCAACTCATACGACGACATCGTCGACCACTGCTGTGACGCCTGGAACAAGCTCATCGATCAGCCCTGGAAAATCATGTCGATCGGACACAGGCAATGGGCACATAGGTCATGA